In Sulfurisphaera javensis, a single genomic region encodes these proteins:
- a CDS encoding DUF86 domain-containing protein — protein sequence MVVLDKLLLIIEDIVQKLDELVNEGYDINDWRDQMAILHALQVEAQAMIDLCERLLSNMGETSEGYKDSIKKLREKGILTSEEEKFLLSVIGFRNIVVHEYAEINFDFVEKILSRKDYKKILEIAMKIKERAKEYWDP from the coding sequence ATGGTAGTTCTTGATAAACTTCTTTTAATCATTGAGGACATTGTTCAAAAGTTAGATGAATTAGTAAATGAAGGATATGATATAAACGATTGGAGAGACCAAATGGCAATTCTTCATGCCCTTCAAGTTGAAGCACAAGCAATGATCGACTTATGTGAGAGATTATTATCTAATATGGGAGAAACAAGTGAGGGATATAAGGATTCCATTAAGAAATTAAGAGAAAAGGGAATCTTAACGAGCGAAGAAGAAAAATTTTTGTTAAGTGTAATTGGATTTAGAAATATTGTAGTACATGAATATGCTGAGATAAACTTTGATTTCGTAGAAAAGATACTTTCAAGGAAGGACTATAAGAAGATTCTTGAAATAGCTATGAAAATTAAGGAGAGAGCTAAAGAATATTGGGATCCTTAA
- a CDS encoding phospholipase C gives MKRMIITLLLTFLFLLPTVNISHAETATPIKHVIIIIEENHSFDNLFGTYPFGWPPIVNNITLSVMWPEGLYQNYTQLEESKDGTLTWISVPNIPWLPFAGVSHPYYANAYDTVDPYEGWSAYHGDYWFGKPLGFVYYSGPQSMAYFSYQQAWILWDYAEEYVLADNYFAPVLGLTEPNRVAYLTGFPPNFYSDEASEVIPYNETIFYQLSSHNISWGYFVYDYYGGTPWPLNAFIGMPLNNVHSLNDFYYDLKHGNLPAVSWVMFIGCGDDYYDMHPPYNITAGEVELVKVINAVMESPYWNSTVIFITFDEGGGYYDSITPPSINYYGLGQRIPLLIISPYAKEGWIDNYTLSGYTLLAFIDYNWHLPWLTSYVENSDVQGLLQAFNFSSSPRPPIILTPENWSYPLKLQYPVHYGYIAKVPNDYKSYAQVYPAPAMSFLFPVELLALILLFAGIKRTRLIIPSILLFLVSLGISAYYNNVYNVYSFIAEYYMYSSLIGFLASSVIYLRKGRSRWIRQR, from the coding sequence ATGAAAAGAATGATAATTACTTTACTCCTAACCTTTCTTTTTCTCCTTCCAACAGTAAATATTAGCCATGCAGAAACAGCAACACCAATAAAGCATGTAATAATTATTATCGAAGAGAATCACTCTTTCGATAACTTATTTGGAACATATCCTTTTGGATGGCCTCCTATAGTAAATAACATTACACTTTCAGTAATGTGGCCTGAAGGGCTTTATCAAAATTATACTCAGTTAGAAGAAAGTAAAGACGGTACATTAACGTGGATTAGTGTTCCAAATATTCCTTGGCTACCTTTTGCTGGTGTTTCACATCCATATTATGCTAATGCATATGATACTGTAGATCCCTATGAAGGGTGGAGTGCATATCATGGTGATTATTGGTTTGGTAAGCCATTAGGTTTCGTCTATTATTCTGGTCCACAATCAATGGCTTACTTCTCTTACCAACAAGCCTGGATATTATGGGACTATGCAGAAGAATACGTTTTAGCTGATAACTACTTTGCCCCAGTCTTAGGGTTAACTGAACCAAATAGAGTTGCTTATTTGACTGGCTTTCCTCCAAACTTTTACAGCGATGAAGCTTCTGAGGTAATTCCTTATAATGAAACCATTTTCTATCAACTTTCCTCACATAATATAAGTTGGGGTTATTTTGTATATGATTACTATGGAGGTACACCATGGCCTTTAAATGCATTTATAGGAATGCCTTTGAATAATGTCCATTCACTTAATGACTTTTATTATGATTTAAAGCATGGTAATTTACCTGCAGTAAGTTGGGTTATGTTCATTGGTTGTGGTGATGACTATTACGATATGCATCCTCCTTACAATATCACTGCTGGAGAAGTAGAGTTAGTTAAGGTTATAAATGCCGTTATGGAAAGTCCTTATTGGAATTCTACCGTGATTTTCATAACTTTTGATGAGGGTGGAGGATATTATGATAGTATTACACCTCCATCAATTAACTATTATGGTTTAGGTCAAAGAATTCCATTGTTAATAATTTCTCCTTATGCTAAAGAGGGATGGATAGATAACTATACGTTAAGTGGTTATACTTTGTTAGCTTTCATAGATTATAATTGGCATCTACCATGGCTAACATCTTATGTTGAAAATAGCGATGTTCAAGGTCTTTTACAAGCGTTTAACTTTTCCTCCTCACCAAGGCCTCCAATAATTTTAACTCCAGAAAACTGGAGCTATCCTTTGAAATTACAATATCCTGTTCATTATGGTTATATTGCTAAGGTTCCTAATGATTATAAATCTTATGCTCAAGTTTACCCAGCACCAGCTATGAGCTTCTTATTTCCAGTGGAGCTTTTAGCCTTGATTCTTCTGTTTGCTGGAATCAAGAGAACAAGGCTTATAATACCTTCAATTTTGCTTTTCCTAGTTAGTTTGGGAATATCAGCATATTACAATAACGTTTACAATGTTTACTCATTCATAGCTGAATATTATATGTATTCTTCACTAATTGGTTTCTTAGCTTCTAGTGTAATTTATTTAAGGAAAGGTAGATCGAGATGGATACGTCAGAGGTAG
- a CDS encoding urease subunit gamma, producing MFLTPREQEKLLISWAAELARRRRAKGLKLNYPEAMAIIIDYILEKAREGAKMEDIIKGAQELLTEEDVMEGVPELLDIVQVEATFPDGTKLVTVRNPIKSNKKVLNTYVIKEGEIEIKGDEIELEVTNTGDRPIQVGSHFHFFEVNKALKFDREKAFGYRLAIPAGTAVRFEPGQTKVVRLRKIGGGRRVVGLNGLTEGSLDHNKDQALKRAKERGFA from the coding sequence ATGTTTCTAACGCCAAGGGAACAAGAAAAATTGCTAATTTCATGGGCAGCCGAATTAGCTAGAAGAAGAAGAGCAAAAGGTTTAAAACTTAATTACCCAGAAGCAATGGCAATTATAATTGATTATATTCTAGAAAAAGCCAGAGAAGGAGCTAAAATGGAGGATATAATAAAAGGAGCTCAAGAGTTATTAACAGAAGAAGATGTAATGGAAGGAGTACCAGAATTATTAGATATTGTTCAAGTAGAAGCAACTTTCCCGGACGGTACTAAATTAGTTACAGTAAGGAATCCGATAAAGAGTAATAAAAAAGTTCTCAACACGTACGTAATAAAAGAAGGAGAAATTGAGATAAAAGGAGACGAAATAGAACTTGAAGTAACAAACACTGGAGATAGACCAATACAAGTAGGATCTCACTTCCATTTCTTTGAAGTAAATAAAGCATTAAAGTTTGATAGGGAAAAAGCTTTTGGATATAGATTAGCGATACCAGCTGGCACAGCAGTTAGATTTGAACCTGGACAAACAAAAGTAGTTAGATTAAGGAAAATTGGAGGAGGAAGAAGAGTAGTAGGATTAAACGGTTTAACTGAAGGTTCTTTAGATCATAATAAAGATCAAGCTTTAAAAAGAGCTAAGGAGAGGGGTTTTGCTTGA
- a CDS encoding APC family permease: MEKEKSKLFARESSGLVREISWLTAMFISMGFIAFYVLPVSFLSGLYVSPNGLALLAALLSWIVLLPHSFLWTKISQTYQRTAADYVFASRSLHPAIGVGVGLVFGISQMIFDAAIVYDSVGQLQVGFAALGVKYGGVYSSIASFLSSPVEILLVGAVTFTIVILLNIFAPKYVNSIMGGVTIIALVSYILTGALMTTVSPSVISLSGYTYSQIVSEASKATPLFSNVGLATIGLMVFTASFLPFVNGATSVAGEVKGGSKAFSRGVLMALVVSGILITYFIGMSLSSLGTKFFIGAGIAGASSLLNPTYDVVLATNNLPLDLFLVISSYFWYIAIMFAVALFVSRYFMAVAFDKALPTIVSYVSEKFHSPVVAHLIDEIITISSLVIITVTPLSSAFFYGMDTADAMALLFGFIIVVIASIVSVFRKDVQKLVGNQKLILALSIIDLIVLSIYAYYWFGFSTIYLGIVMNAETWALIASPFIAGIVIYYVMRQYRLSKEGIDINLTFKEIPPE, translated from the coding sequence ATGGAGAAAGAAAAAAGTAAATTATTCGCAAGGGAATCCTCTGGTTTAGTAAGGGAAATAAGTTGGTTAACAGCCATGTTCATATCAATGGGATTTATAGCTTTTTATGTACTTCCAGTCTCTTTTTTATCTGGGCTTTACGTCTCACCAAATGGTTTAGCTTTACTAGCAGCATTACTAAGCTGGATAGTTTTGCTTCCACACTCTTTTTTATGGACTAAAATAAGTCAAACATATCAAAGGACTGCTGCAGATTATGTTTTTGCAAGCAGATCGCTTCATCCAGCTATAGGTGTAGGTGTTGGTTTAGTTTTTGGAATTTCACAGATGATATTTGATGCTGCAATAGTTTATGATAGTGTTGGGCAACTTCAGGTAGGTTTTGCCGCTTTAGGAGTTAAGTATGGTGGTGTGTATTCATCTATAGCTTCTTTTCTATCCTCTCCAGTAGAAATACTATTAGTAGGTGCAGTAACTTTCACAATTGTTATCTTATTAAATATATTCGCACCTAAATATGTAAATAGCATTATGGGAGGAGTTACAATAATTGCTTTAGTTAGTTACATATTAACTGGGGCATTAATGACTACTGTATCTCCTTCTGTAATATCCTTATCTGGTTATACTTATTCTCAAATAGTTAGTGAGGCTAGCAAAGCTACTCCATTATTTTCTAACGTAGGTTTAGCTACCATAGGATTAATGGTATTTACTGCATCTTTCTTACCTTTTGTTAATGGTGCTACATCTGTTGCTGGAGAAGTTAAAGGTGGTAGTAAAGCATTTTCTCGTGGTGTTTTGATGGCTTTAGTTGTTTCTGGCATATTAATAACATACTTCATAGGAATGAGCTTAAGCAGTTTAGGAACTAAATTCTTCATAGGAGCTGGAATTGCTGGTGCTTCAAGTTTATTAAATCCAACTTATGATGTGGTATTAGCAACAAATAATTTACCTTTAGATTTATTCTTAGTAATAAGTTCTTACTTCTGGTATATTGCAATAATGTTCGCTGTGGCATTATTTGTCTCTAGATATTTTATGGCTGTTGCTTTTGATAAGGCATTACCAACAATAGTTTCCTATGTAAGTGAGAAGTTCCACTCTCCAGTTGTTGCTCACTTAATAGATGAGATAATAACGATCTCTAGCTTAGTAATAATTACTGTTACCCCATTGAGTTCTGCATTCTTCTATGGTATGGATACTGCTGATGCTATGGCTTTACTCTTTGGTTTCATTATTGTCGTTATCGCATCTATTGTGTCAGTGTTTAGGAAAGATGTTCAGAAACTTGTTGGTAACCAAAAGCTAATTTTAGCTTTAAGTATAATAGATCTTATAGTGCTCTCCATTTATGCATACTACTGGTTCGGTTTCTCTACTATATACTTAGGAATTGTAATGAATGCTGAGACTTGGGCATTAATAGCTTCTCCGTTTATTGCTGGTATAGTAATATATTACGTTATGAGACAATATAGATTAAGCAAAGAAGGAATTGATATAAACTTAACTTTCAAAGAAATTCCTCCAGAGTAA
- a CDS encoding metallophosphoesterase, translating to MGLFKRKQPEGVDNKKSQLKILFTSDLHASDVAFRKFLNVGKMIKADVMIIGGDLAGKALIPIIDIGNGKYEVDSTQVGKEGLETVIKQIKANGNYYVIVDKKEYDEMVQDKRKVDEAFKNAIQERLKEWIQLAEERYKDTKIPIYFNLGNDDPMYMFDIVPEESIFKRTEGFIIPIGDLEMISYGYVNPTPWNTYREKNEEEIYKDLKEIMNKVSDPSKVILNTHAPPYGTNLDNAPLLDKNLKPVVKGGDIVMTHVGSQSVRKIIEEYKPLMGVHGHIHESKAFDKVAGTLVFNPGSEYSAGVFHGLYILVEGNKIKAHQFITG from the coding sequence ATGGGTCTGTTCAAGAGAAAGCAACCAGAAGGAGTTGATAATAAGAAAAGCCAATTAAAGATTTTGTTTACAAGCGATCTTCATGCATCGGATGTTGCTTTTAGAAAGTTTTTAAATGTTGGTAAGATGATAAAGGCAGATGTTATGATAATAGGTGGTGATTTGGCCGGAAAGGCTTTAATTCCTATAATTGATATAGGAAATGGAAAATATGAGGTTGATAGTACTCAAGTTGGTAAGGAAGGATTAGAGACTGTAATTAAACAAATTAAGGCTAATGGCAATTATTACGTTATTGTTGATAAAAAAGAATATGATGAGATGGTTCAAGATAAGAGGAAAGTAGATGAGGCTTTTAAGAATGCTATTCAAGAAAGATTAAAGGAATGGATACAGTTAGCTGAAGAAAGATATAAGGATACTAAAATCCCAATATACTTTAACCTAGGTAATGATGATCCTATGTACATGTTTGATATAGTTCCAGAAGAGTCAATATTTAAACGGACTGAGGGATTTATTATACCAATTGGGGATTTAGAAATGATATCTTATGGTTATGTTAATCCTACCCCTTGGAATACTTATAGGGAGAAAAATGAGGAAGAGATTTATAAAGATTTGAAAGAGATTATGAACAAAGTCTCTGATCCATCTAAAGTGATATTAAATACTCATGCTCCGCCCTATGGAACTAACTTAGATAATGCTCCTTTGTTAGATAAAAACTTGAAACCAGTCGTAAAAGGAGGAGATATAGTTATGACACATGTGGGTTCTCAAAGTGTTAGAAAAATAATTGAAGAATATAAACCACTTATGGGGGTACATGGGCATATACATGAATCAAAAGCATTTGATAAAGTGGCTGGGACTCTAGTATTTAATCCGGGAAGTGAATACTCGGCTGGCGTATTTCATGGTCTTTACATATTAGTTGAAGGAAATAAGATAAAAGCTCATCAGTTCATAACTGGATAA
- a CDS encoding helix-turn-helix domain-containing protein, producing MDKIDIPKELKPLSFVYDLNERELEIFLYLAKSKKELNADEISEALDISRSCIMGYIKKLENKGLLLKKRDVRITRRGKPQYVYFVDNKKVKEKILEDIIELTYELRKSLANYIDLKDRIAMAWPSKNNNENGNLPKRTKSTTAVEQNNEA from the coding sequence ATGGATAAAATAGATATACCAAAAGAGCTCAAACCTCTAAGCTTCGTATACGACTTAAATGAAAGAGAGCTTGAAATTTTTCTTTACTTAGCTAAATCAAAGAAGGAACTAAACGCTGATGAAATATCAGAAGCATTAGACATAAGTAGATCTTGCATAATGGGATATATTAAAAAATTAGAAAATAAAGGGTTATTACTAAAGAAGAGAGACGTAAGAATTACTAGAAGAGGTAAACCACAATACGTATATTTCGTAGATAATAAAAAAGTAAAAGAAAAAATCCTTGAAGATATTATAGAGTTAACTTATGAATTAAGGAAATCACTAGCGAATTATATAGATCTTAAAGATCGAATAGCAATGGCTTGGCCTAGTAAAAATAATAATGAAAACGGTAACTTACCTAAAAGAACTAAAAGTACAACTGCTGTAGAACAAAATAATGAAGCATAA
- a CDS encoding TenA family transcriptional regulator has protein sequence MLNEIRKEISDVNSLIYSHQLFNSVETLKLFYDQQWYIVNHDLRSLAIMVSRAKEQDELDFFINAMQGDYEGLKILREVAEKKREPIPLVVSYTHYLSWLANYANPGEQVLALVVNLPIWAYNCKRLADRFKGKYDVRFLELFANVSVDENKAEEIMKRYDNSRYFQIAKMIQYYELQFWEGLKNVEEKGSL, from the coding sequence ATGTTAAACGAGATAAGAAAGGAAATATCAGATGTTAATTCGCTTATTTACTCTCATCAACTCTTCAATTCTGTTGAAACTCTTAAGTTATTTTACGATCAACAGTGGTATATAGTTAATCATGATTTAAGATCCTTAGCAATTATGGTTTCAAGAGCAAAAGAACAAGATGAATTGGACTTTTTTATTAATGCAATGCAAGGCGATTATGAGGGGTTAAAGATCTTGAGGGAAGTAGCAGAGAAGAAAAGAGAGCCTATCCCTTTAGTTGTGTCTTATACTCATTATCTTTCATGGCTAGCAAACTATGCAAATCCAGGTGAGCAAGTTTTAGCTTTAGTTGTCAATTTGCCAATTTGGGCTTATAATTGTAAAAGGTTAGCTGACAGATTTAAGGGAAAATATGATGTAAGATTTTTGGAGTTATTTGCTAATGTAAGTGTGGATGAAAATAAGGCTGAGGAGATAATGAAAAGGTATGATAATAGTAGATATTTTCAAATAGCAAAAATGATTCAATATTATGAGTTACAATTCTGGGAGGGTTTGAAAAATGTCGAGGAAAAAGGGAGTTTATAA
- a CDS encoding arginine deiminase family protein: protein MVLLEAEFSPLKKVAVATPSKEKERLTPYTLYELQYAEIPDLEELRREHNEFKIKLKEAGAEVIDLREEIKKLSKDELLELLVSDCLLDTSSITRDELADILISGLTVTEAKEKGILRNYIVGDPQDLCVKPLVNIMFTRDPGMVMGNVYVQGKMRWESRRREPEVYVKILKPEKVVKAEKGYFEGGDFMPIGYGKLLMGFGTRSSALGVNDVLPKLKAEGVLDEAILVRLETPELHPNKGIGHLDTVMGIPAKDVIIYYQSYLDKMKVFIYKGGETVRDQRPLREVLKDYLARDLKVVPIGNAEYYSEEREHWLLASNIIVVDKNTIIAYEHNRITNKLLAEVGIKVITFKGNEIIKEGGERSGPRCMTLPLIKV from the coding sequence ATGGTCTTATTAGAAGCCGAATTCTCACCCCTCAAAAAGGTAGCTGTAGCTACACCTTCAAAGGAAAAAGAAAGATTAACTCCATATACATTATATGAATTACAATATGCTGAAATCCCAGACTTAGAAGAGTTAAGGAGAGAGCATAATGAATTTAAAATAAAGTTAAAGGAAGCTGGTGCAGAGGTTATAGATTTAAGGGAGGAAATAAAGAAATTAAGTAAAGATGAACTGCTAGAATTATTAGTATCTGACTGCTTATTAGATACATCTTCTATAACTAGAGACGAATTAGCAGATATATTAATCTCTGGGTTAACAGTTACAGAGGCTAAAGAAAAAGGAATTTTAAGGAATTATATTGTTGGTGATCCTCAAGACTTATGTGTAAAACCATTAGTAAACATAATGTTCACCAGAGATCCTGGAATGGTAATGGGAAATGTATATGTACAAGGTAAAATGAGATGGGAGTCTAGAAGAAGAGAACCAGAGGTTTACGTAAAAATACTGAAACCGGAGAAAGTAGTTAAGGCTGAGAAAGGATATTTTGAGGGTGGAGATTTTATGCCTATAGGTTATGGGAAACTATTAATGGGTTTTGGTACTAGATCTAGTGCACTAGGAGTTAATGATGTTTTGCCAAAGCTTAAGGCTGAAGGAGTATTAGATGAGGCTATACTCGTTCGATTGGAAACTCCAGAGCTTCATCCTAATAAGGGAATTGGTCATTTGGATACTGTAATGGGTATACCTGCAAAAGACGTTATAATTTATTATCAGTCGTATTTAGACAAGATGAAAGTTTTCATTTATAAGGGTGGAGAGACTGTTAGAGATCAAAGACCTTTAAGGGAAGTGTTAAAGGATTATCTAGCTAGGGATTTAAAAGTCGTACCAATTGGTAATGCAGAATATTATTCTGAAGAACGTGAACATTGGTTATTAGCTAGTAATATAATAGTTGTAGATAAGAATACGATAATAGCTTATGAGCATAATAGGATAACTAACAAACTGTTAGCCGAGGTTGGAATTAAAGTAATAACTTTCAAGGGTAATGAGATAATTAAAGAAGGTGGTGAAAGAAGTGGGCCAAGGTGTATGACATTGCCTTTGATAAAAGTGTAG
- a CDS encoding ABC transporter ATP-binding protein: MGSIEVKDLKVTYQGRLNPSLTVDELIIEEGESILIVGKSGSGKSTLVNVLNGVIPNMILADVKGEISVFGKDPRKTPIFELSKYIGTVLQDPEMQSFNYSVEDEIAFGPENLMLPKEEIRKRVENSAKIAGVYHLLDRDTLTLSGGEIQRTIIASVLAMEPKALILDEPTSNIDPKGTAQIFNLIKFFRQERRTLIIVEHKLERVLPFIDRVILVDKGKIVFDVLKDELVEKSDILSEAGVEIPEYYLYMKKYGSLDNYKYSPPARKEGEEEILYAKVKVWVKRSGKVLVDSEIKLKKGEIVALMGNNGAGKSTLLKAIMGILDDRKLGNEAKLVVKGKDLSKASIMDRGMYIAYLPQNFDVMLVKRTVEDEVSFPMKSRKMYSKERLEEILKMFSLYEIRKEDPLLLSMGQRRRVAMASVIASGADIILMDEPTSGQDWYHRYMLGKEVQNLRDKGFTFLIVTHDSRFVDKFCDKVLVMNEGKIIAEGKPEEIFVREDLGIHPPTEYLVSKYGSINFFI, from the coding sequence ATGGGTAGTATTGAAGTTAAGGACTTAAAAGTAACCTATCAAGGTAGGCTAAATCCATCATTAACTGTTGATGAATTAATAATTGAGGAAGGAGAATCAATACTTATTGTTGGTAAGTCGGGTTCTGGAAAATCAACTTTAGTTAATGTTCTTAATGGAGTAATCCCAAATATGATTTTGGCTGATGTTAAAGGAGAGATAAGTGTTTTTGGTAAAGATCCTAGGAAAACTCCTATTTTTGAACTTTCCAAATATATAGGCACAGTATTGCAAGACCCGGAGATGCAATCATTTAATTATTCTGTTGAAGATGAGATCGCTTTTGGACCTGAGAATTTAATGCTTCCTAAGGAGGAAATAAGAAAAAGAGTTGAAAATTCTGCAAAAATTGCTGGGGTTTATCATTTGCTTGATAGAGATACGCTAACTCTTTCTGGTGGCGAAATACAGAGAACTATTATTGCTTCTGTCTTAGCAATGGAACCTAAGGCTTTAATTTTAGATGAGCCAACATCAAATATTGATCCTAAGGGAACAGCCCAAATATTTAATTTAATAAAGTTTTTCAGACAGGAGAGAAGGACATTAATTATAGTTGAACATAAATTAGAAAGAGTTTTACCTTTTATAGATAGAGTGATTTTAGTTGATAAAGGCAAGATAGTTTTTGATGTTCTGAAAGATGAATTAGTTGAAAAATCTGATATCTTAAGTGAAGCCGGAGTTGAAATCCCAGAGTACTATCTTTATATGAAGAAATATGGTTCTTTGGATAATTATAAGTACTCTCCTCCAGCTAGAAAAGAAGGAGAAGAAGAAATTCTTTATGCTAAGGTTAAAGTTTGGGTTAAGAGAAGTGGAAAAGTTCTAGTTGATTCTGAAATTAAACTTAAGAAAGGGGAAATTGTTGCTCTTATGGGAAATAACGGAGCTGGAAAATCAACATTATTAAAGGCAATAATGGGTATATTAGATGATAGAAAGTTAGGCAATGAGGCTAAACTGGTTGTTAAGGGTAAGGACTTGTCAAAAGCTAGTATCATGGATAGAGGAATGTATATTGCATATTTGCCTCAAAACTTTGACGTAATGTTAGTTAAAAGAACTGTTGAGGATGAAGTATCTTTCCCAATGAAAAGTAGAAAGATGTACTCTAAAGAGAGATTAGAGGAAATACTAAAAATGTTTTCCTTATACGAAATAAGGAAAGAAGATCCACTTTTGCTTTCTATGGGTCAAAGGAGGAGAGTAGCTATGGCTTCAGTTATTGCATCTGGTGCTGATATAATATTAATGGATGAACCAACTAGCGGTCAAGATTGGTATCATAGATACATGTTAGGAAAAGAAGTTCAAAACCTAAGAGATAAAGGTTTCACTTTTCTTATAGTTACTCATGATTCTCGTTTTGTAGATAAATTCTGTGACAAGGTTTTAGTTATGAATGAAGGAAAGATAATAGCTGAAGGTAAACCTGAAGAAATATTTGTAAGGGAAGATTTAGGTATTCATCCTCCAACAGAGTACTTGGTGAGTAAATATGGCTCTATTAACTTCTTTATATGA
- a CDS encoding nucleotidyltransferase family protein — MFKLSEVYDKLKKFNWSDYNIYYAVLFGSLAKKGEGNDIDIAVEFKNTDLEAYTNLFISLTDYLQTEKVDLVMVTDDTSCYLVHEIFNDSLILYLENYDRIHRKASICEDFLIDARKLNLIDNAGKVLLRKW; from the coding sequence GTGTTTAAACTTTCAGAAGTTTACGACAAATTAAAGAAGTTTAATTGGAGTGATTATAACATTTATTATGCAGTTTTATTTGGTTCTCTCGCTAAGAAAGGCGAAGGGAATGATATTGATATCGCAGTTGAATTTAAAAATACAGACCTTGAAGCTTACACAAACCTCTTTATCTCTCTAACTGATTATTTACAGACAGAAAAAGTAGATTTAGTAATGGTTACTGACGATACAAGTTGTTATTTAGTTCATGAAATATTTAATGACTCTCTAATCCTCTATTTAGAGAATTACGATAGAATACATAGAAAGGCTTCAATTTGTGAGGATTTCCTTATTGACGCTAGAAAACTAAATTTAATAGATAATGCTGGAAAAGTCCTACTAAGAAAATGGTAG
- a CDS encoding energy-coupling factor transporter transmembrane protein EcfT → MALLTSLYENPLLQNIISWYLVLFGVALPVLLIFWLIGLKGFVELTKYEKGTTFLYKVNPITKIAFGIVVMIVASVTIWWIGALLTLTILPLYLTLNNGLKKFGYVVMLTISSLVGSTWAIAPYTPPYILQQVFPNQQPIVVWVWPSYFSAMGYVPDLTLQALIYGVQTAFRVTATLVAALLLVVTTSVSDLFRSFTKIKVPLAITFSLMVGFKTIPKIFELLDTSIKMQMLRGLGYGKPRVIRTFYLIYGGIMAIVPTMVYLFRGAKSLAISADTRAFRAYQSRTLYKEPPITKYDYIMFGVIISLIILAIVTNMVGFGRSIPYVGL, encoded by the coding sequence ATGGCTCTATTAACTTCTTTATATGAAAATCCTTTACTCCAAAATATTATTAGTTGGTATTTAGTCTTATTTGGAGTAGCGTTACCGGTTTTACTGATTTTCTGGCTTATTGGCTTAAAAGGGTTTGTAGAGCTTACTAAGTATGAAAAGGGAACAACATTTCTTTATAAGGTAAACCCAATAACGAAAATAGCTTTTGGAATCGTAGTAATGATAGTGGCTTCAGTAACTATTTGGTGGATAGGAGCTTTACTTACTTTAACAATCCTTCCTCTCTATTTGACTCTCAATAACGGTTTAAAGAAGTTTGGTTATGTAGTGATGTTAACAATTTCCTCATTAGTAGGCTCAACATGGGCTATAGCTCCTTATACTCCTCCTTATATTCTTCAACAAGTTTTCCCAAATCAGCAACCAATAGTTGTATGGGTTTGGCCAAGTTACTTCTCAGCAATGGGTTATGTACCAGATTTAACTTTACAAGCTTTAATATATGGTGTACAAACCGCCTTTAGAGTAACTGCAACTTTAGTTGCTGCTCTCCTCCTTGTAGTAACTACTTCTGTGTCTGACTTATTCAGATCATTTACTAAAATTAAAGTGCCTTTAGCAATAACTTTCTCTCTAATGGTCGGTTTTAAGACTATTCCTAAGATTTTTGAACTTTTGGATACTTCAATAAAAATGCAAATGTTAAGGGGATTAGGTTATGGAAAACCTAGAGTGATAAGAACTTTTTATTTAATATATGGTGGAATTATGGCAATTGTTCCAACTATGGTTTATCTATTTAGGGGAGCTAAGAGTTTAGCAATATCAGCTGATACAAGAGCATTTAGGGCATATCAAAGTAGGACTTTGTATAAAGAACCACCTATAACAAAATATGATTATATAATGTTTGGAGTAATAATTTCTCTAATAATTCTTGCAATAGTTACTAATATGGTAGGTTTTGGTAGAAGTATACCCTATGTTGGTTTATGA